One region of Duncaniella freteri genomic DNA includes:
- a CDS encoding DUF4199 domain-containing protein: MPMIQSPYRRGADDGFFFGAYLTVMFFASIFSEWMPLLQLLSGAMAVCVPLTIYRFMLRYHRSLGQMGSFPMLWMQGVVIFFCGMLLAGTALVVFMKWLSPDFVVEQMRAVAALRGTMPGSQVDMAADMAQKMLDANFVPSPIEIVTEMMMLAIVTGSLLSMALSGIFALRRRREFGSRGCNI; this comes from the coding sequence ATGCCAATGATCCAGTCTCCTTACCGTCGGGGCGCCGACGACGGCTTCTTTTTCGGTGCTTATCTCACGGTGATGTTCTTCGCTTCGATATTCTCGGAGTGGATGCCTCTGTTGCAGCTCCTGTCGGGTGCGATGGCGGTGTGCGTGCCGCTGACGATCTACCGCTTCATGCTACGTTATCACCGCAGCCTCGGTCAGATGGGGTCGTTCCCTATGCTGTGGATGCAGGGGGTGGTGATATTCTTCTGCGGGATGCTTCTCGCGGGGACGGCCCTCGTGGTGTTCATGAAATGGCTGTCGCCTGATTTCGTAGTGGAGCAGATGCGTGCCGTGGCAGCCCTCAGGGGCACTATGCCGGGGTCGCAGGTGGATATGGCAGCCGATATGGCTCAGAAGATGCTTGATGCCAATTTCGTGCCTTCGCCCATAGAGATAGTCACGGAGATGATGATGCTCGCCATCGTCACAGGCTCGCTGCTTTCGATGGCCCTTAGCGGGATATTCGCTTTGAGGCGCAGACGTGAGTTCGGCTCCAGAGGCTGCAACATATAG
- a CDS encoding glycosyltransferase family 2 protein, translating into MDISVIVPLYNEAESLPELAAWIDRVMKDHDFSYEVIFVDDGSTDDSWEVIHRLAAGNPALRGASFRRNYGKSPALNTGFGLAQGDVVITMDADLQDSPDEIPELYRMIMRDGYDLVSGWKKKRYDPLSKTIPTKLFNATARKVSGIRNLHDFNCGLKAYRNEVVKHIEVYGDMHRYIPYLAKNAGYSRIGEKVVQHQARKYGKTKFGLDRFVNGYLDLATLWFTGRFGAKPMHFFGLLGSLMFIVGFIAVMVVGFGKLYDMYHGNHYILVTDSPYFYLSLVMMIIGTMLFLAGFLGELIVRNSPSRNHYEIKDTLGD; encoded by the coding sequence ATGGATATATCAGTAATTGTGCCCCTGTATAACGAGGCTGAGTCGTTGCCCGAGCTTGCGGCGTGGATCGACCGCGTGATGAAGGATCACGACTTTTCCTATGAGGTGATTTTCGTTGATGACGGTTCAACCGACGATTCATGGGAGGTGATACACCGCCTTGCCGCCGGGAATCCGGCTCTGCGCGGAGCGTCGTTCCGCCGCAACTACGGCAAGTCGCCCGCCCTGAACACCGGCTTCGGGCTTGCCCAGGGGGATGTGGTGATCACTATGGATGCCGACCTTCAGGATTCGCCCGACGAGATCCCGGAACTGTACCGTATGATCATGCGCGACGGCTACGACCTGGTGTCGGGCTGGAAGAAGAAACGTTATGACCCGCTGTCGAAGACCATCCCCACCAAGCTCTTCAATGCAACTGCACGCAAGGTGAGCGGCATAAGGAATCTGCACGATTTCAACTGCGGGCTTAAGGCTTACCGCAATGAGGTGGTGAAGCATATCGAGGTGTATGGCGACATGCACCGTTACATACCTTATCTGGCAAAGAACGCCGGATACTCCAGGATAGGAGAGAAGGTGGTGCAGCACCAGGCGAGGAAGTACGGAAAGACCAAATTCGGGCTCGACCGGTTCGTCAACGGCTATCTCGACCTTGCCACGCTGTGGTTCACCGGGAGGTTCGGCGCGAAGCCCATGCATTTCTTCGGTCTGCTCGGCTCGCTAATGTTCATCGTGGGCTTCATCGCAGTGATGGTGGTGGGCTTCGGCAAGCTGTATGACATGTATCATGGCAACCATTACATACTTGTCACCGATTCGCCTTATTTCTATCTGTCGCTCGTGATGATGATAATAGGCACCATGCTGTTTCTCGCAGGCTTCCTCGGCGAGCTTATAGTGCGCAACTCCCCCTCGCGCAATCATTACGAGATAAAGGATACGCTCGGCGACTAA
- a CDS encoding nitroreductase family protein — protein MNTYPELYSLSLNRFSCRSYSSQPVPEDAMMAVLDVARLAPSACNRQPWIFVIADTPDEREAVAQSYARDWIRTAPEYIIACGVHDQAWHRPHDGKDHTDVDLSIAIEHLCLAAASLHLGTCWVCNFDPEIIRSAFRLPEGVEPVAIIPIGFPAEGVSAPDKTRKELSEIVRRGKF, from the coding sequence ATGAATACATATCCCGAACTTTATAGCCTGTCGCTCAATCGGTTCTCATGCCGCAGTTATTCTTCTCAGCCTGTGCCCGAGGATGCCATGATGGCTGTGCTCGATGTGGCGAGGCTCGCGCCGTCGGCATGCAACCGTCAGCCGTGGATCTTTGTCATAGCTGATACCCCCGACGAGCGTGAGGCTGTGGCGCAGAGCTATGCGCGCGACTGGATCAGGACTGCCCCCGAGTATATCATCGCATGCGGTGTCCATGACCAGGCATGGCATCGCCCCCACGACGGAAAGGACCATACCGATGTGGACCTCTCTATAGCGATTGAGCATCTGTGTCTGGCTGCTGCGTCGCTCCATCTCGGCACCTGCTGGGTGTGCAACTTCGATCCCGAAATCATCCGTAGCGCGTTCCGTCTCCCCGAGGGGGTGGAGCCTGTCGCGATCATCCCCATAGGTTTCCCCGCCGAGGGTGTCTCCGCCCCGGATAAGACCCGCAAGGAGCTGAGCGAGATAGTGAGGCGCGGAAAATTCTGA
- a CDS encoding DUF6452 family protein has translation MKALFYILLPLAALAAALAGCNSTGCTDNQNSVPYAGFYSMSTKEKVVIDSLAIFGEGAPNDSLLVDPDEKVSDVYLPFRAGESSTTFVIRYMQKHLAAAGVQDRVTFYYESTPYFASEECGAMYHYRITRVAHTFQILDSVGVSDSLVTNVERMTIGLYFRVSEPDPDEPDEPDGPDNPDNPDNPAPDEPGTDNPDDPQEGDGDE, from the coding sequence TTGAAAGCTCTATTCTACATATTATTGCCGCTTGCCGCGCTGGCAGCCGCGCTGGCGGGATGCAACTCCACCGGATGTACCGACAACCAGAATTCGGTGCCTTATGCCGGTTTCTATTCCATGTCGACGAAGGAAAAGGTGGTGATCGACTCCCTTGCCATCTTCGGTGAGGGCGCGCCCAATGATTCTCTGCTTGTTGATCCTGATGAGAAGGTGTCGGATGTGTATCTGCCGTTCAGGGCAGGAGAGAGTTCCACCACGTTTGTCATCAGGTATATGCAGAAGCATCTTGCAGCTGCCGGTGTGCAGGACCGCGTGACGTTCTATTATGAGTCGACCCCTTATTTCGCTTCCGAGGAGTGCGGGGCTATGTATCATTACCGCATCACTCGTGTGGCTCACACGTTCCAGATTCTGGATTCGGTAGGGGTGTCCGACTCTCTTGTGACCAATGTCGAGCGCATGACCATCGGGCTGTACTTCCGAGTTTCAGAGCCTGATCCCGATGAGCCAGACGAACCGGATGGTCCCGACAATCCGGACAACCCCGACAACCCCGCCCCGGATGAGCCCGGAACTGATAACCCTGATGATCCGCAGGAGGGGGATGGTGA